AATCGCCGCCTGTTCCTTTAAATCTGTTTTATTCATTTTCTTGTCTATTAAGAGCTTCCATAATTTATCATAGCTTATAACCATGCTGTATCCTCCTATGGCTATGTAACAATAAGTTACCTATATTATAGCATATTATTAAACGAAGACTCTAGATAATCTTGCAATATTGTAAGGTCTCAAGGGATTCAATTGTCTGAAGGTGATTGTCTATTAATTTCAATGCAATAAGATTATGGGAAGTAGAGTAATAATTGTACGTATCAGTCGATAACTGATTACGTATAACTTCTTATGAACTAAGCGCCCTTTCGTAAGAAATTCATTATGTTTATTTTAAGTGCAAAATAAGGTATACTATGCATAGAAGCACATAAAATAATAAAAGACCGTCCATGCTCTAACATGAACGGTCTCGTGCGCAAAAGCCCTTCAAGGGGGCAGCTCACATATTTAGGTCAGAAAAGTAACCAACCAAAATGCGGCTAGGCATTCATCGGGTGGTTACTTTTTTTGTTCTGACAGTATAGCTACAACTAAGGTTGCGAACGTGATCATCAGGATCAATGTTTCGAATACTGTCATCGCATCACCCCCTTTCTCAAAAAGAGGGGTGAGCTACCACCCATGAAAGCCCTATTACACTAATAGCAAGTATATCAAACTATGAAGATTATCACATCATATCCATGTCTACTGTTTGTAGTTTTTTCTTCTCATTTTTACCTTTCAACCAATCATTAATATCAAGTCTTTCACTTTCAAGCAAATGACCATAAACAGCATCATCAAGCATCATTTGTTGTTCGTCAGTAAGATCCCCTTCTTTTCTGGCTTGATGGTGAGGGTTCAAGAATTCGCCATCCCCAACATCTAGGCGATCCATATTAACAACTTCCATCTTTGAATTCTTGCTCTCAGGAAAAATAATACTATACCGCGTCTTATAATATCTATTATCACCCTGATACCTTTCTTCCAGCTTCTCCATCATTGCATTACCTTTTGCAAAATCCATCATTGAATCAGATTCTATTTCTGGTGCCTCCGACCATTCAATGAATATTTGTGGTTGCTCAATATCCATATCATATCGCTTTAACCATGCTTTGCACTTTACAACATGATTAAATTCTTCCGTCCAGGCTTCATTTGTAGAATTATCCACTCCTACAACGACATCACCATCTACACAAAAGTACAATCCTTCTGCTTGCTCTTTTTCCTTATGATCAATTACATAATCCATTGCTGCTTTATTAACTTCTGTTAGCTCTGATAGGTCTTTTCTCTCTTGAATAGCCTGTAGGAACACATCTTTTCCATTTTCTACGCCTTTCTCCTGTTCTTTCATCAATTCAGGCTCCATAATCTCCATAAACTCCACTGCTGCTCCCCTTACTTCTTCGAGTAACTGCGCTTTATCCTTTAATTCCCTTCCCTGTGTCCAGTTGGCAAGATAGCCTAAAGAATAATCACTTGTATCAATATCAAAGTAGGATGCAACGGCATAAGCTGTCATTTCTGCTTGGAATTCTTTTTCTTCTGAAGTTAGATTGAAATGCCTATCGGGCGTACCATGCAACTTGGCATGGGCCAATTCATGGATTAATGTTTTCACGTTTTGCAATTCGCCATTGCGTGAATTTAAACCAATATGATTTTTCCTGCCATCTATTCCTTGGTAAAATGCACCTTTAGCAGCACCTAGTTCCTCCATAGGCTCGCCAATCGTCACATCCAGTTTATCTCCCACTTTTTGCAGGGCCTCTAACATATCTTGATAGTTTGCAACGTCCCCCTCCAGCCATCTATTTGGAAAAATATCTGGAAGATCACTAGCTTTTGCATTAGTTTGTGAAACATCGAAAACACTGCCCCTTCCAAAATACAACCCACTTCCCTTTTTCTCTAATTCCCCTTTGTTGATTAATTCTTTTTCCTGCTCTGTCGCCTTTTTTATGCTTTTCCATTTGCCGTTTTCATCTTTAAATTTCGGCTGCGTCTTATTTGGCACTAAAATTTGAATGGCTTTTTCTCCTTTTTGCACTTGAAAGCCTTTTTCCTGCCAAAACTTATAACTTCCTACTGCTTGTGCTCCCTTAAATTGACTCTGAATTAAGGCTGTATTTCGTAATGAATATTGATAAAACTGCATCATGAAAGCTAGGTGATCAGCCATTTGTTCAGGTGTTTCAAAATAAGATTCAATGGACTGATTCATCGTTTCTGTTAATTGTTTCACTTCTTCCTGTTTTTGTTCGAATGTTTTTCTTTGCATGAAATATCATCCTCCCGAAAAATAAAAGGGACTCCCACCAGGAAGCCCCTTAGATATATCAGCTATTTATTTGCTCAGCCTATTAATGTTTCATTATGCAAAATAAAAAGACCGCTATATCAGCGATCAACATCATTTTTTACATACAGTTTTCACTAAACGGCTTCCTCTTAGTGGTATCTCAAGCTGGTTCACCCTCCAAGATAACTGCTTTCTCCTTTATATCCAATGGAATCAACGCTTCTTCATCTGCTTGATTTATCATTTCTATAGCACCCTTTGTGACTGCATCTACTTCAATTTCTATTTCCCCAGCATCAACAATGAAGACAACACTAGCTTCTTTAATTTCCTTTACATACCCTAAATCAACAAGCTTATATGCCCCATTTACATACATATCCGTCACAATCATCCTTTCGGGAATTCAAATGTTATTTTTTGTTCGGTTTGGTCATAGCGTAAAGATGCATCAAACATTTTTCCTTTTTTACTTGTAAATCCTTTTATCAAGTTGGTTTTTTCGCCACCCAATAACTTTTTAATGTTTATCTGACTTATGGATTTGCCAAGGAATTTCTTTGGTAACGTAAATGTACACCCTTCACGATAACGACTGCATCCATAAAATTTCCCTTTATCTTGAATCTTTCCGTCTTCATGATTACAACGGGGACATTTGCCTATAAAAGATTTTTCATTCACCTGTTGCAAGGACTGTTCCATGCTTCCAATTTTCTTTGGTGCTTCTTGCATTAAAGACTCAATCATTTGTTTGATTTTATCGAGAAACAATTCTTGAGATCCTTCATTCTCTCCAATTTTCTTTAAATACGTTTCCCATTTCGCTGTCATCTCCGGACTAGCAAGTAACGTTCCTTCTACAGCCTGACAAAGTATTTTCCCTTTATCTAATACAGTTACTAGGTTCTTTCTAATCCCAATATACAATTGGTGTTTTAAAGTTTCTATGATACTTGCTCTTGTTGCCTCTGTCCCAATACCTTCACTTTCTTTTAATGTATGCTGCAATGCTTCATCGTCTATTTCTTTCCCGGCGTGTTTCATCACATTAATCAGTTGCCCCTCTGTATAATACTTTGGTGGCTTTGTCTTTCCTTCCGCTATTTCTACATTAACTTGGCAAGCCTGATCTTTTTCCATTGCTGGTAAGACCGTTTCTTTTTTCCTTGCCTGTTGTTGATTCTTAAATAATGATTTCCAGCCTATTTGTTTTTCTACTTTTCCAGTCGCTTCAAAGTTAATCCCTTTCACACCAACCTCTACCTTCGTTTCTTCATATCCATAATCCGGAGCAAACATAGCCAAGGTTGTTGCAATCACTTCTAGATAAATATTCTTTTCTTTTTCGTTTAAAGCACTAAAATTTGGCGTTTGTTTTGTTGGAACGAGGGCATAGTGTTCGGCAACCTTCGTATTATCTACATATCGCTTCTGGGCATCAGGATAAACAACTTCAACATCTACCCCTATACATTCTTGATAGTTCGATAAATTGTTTTTGATATAAGCAAATTCGCTATCAGTTATAAAATGACTGTCCGTCCTTGGGTAAGATAGAACTTTCTTTTCGTATAGGCTTTGCGCAATCTTTAATACTTCGGACGGACTGTACTCCCATTGCTTGTTTGCCGTACTTTGCAAGGAAGATAAAGAATGTAGCTTTGGTGACTTTGTTCTTTTCCGCTCCTTTTTCACTTCTTGAATAATACCATCATTTACTCCAGGTAGAACGCCTTTTTCTTGCAATACTTTTTGAGCTTCTTCTTTTGTTGCAAAGCGTTGTTTATGTTTCGCTTCAAACGAACCATTTGGCACTTGGACTTTCCCTTGAAAGGTAAAATAGTCTTGGGAAACAAAATCCTCAATTTCCTTTTGACGTTTGTATAATAAATAAAGGGTAGCTGTTTGTACCCTGCCAACGCTGAACACGCCTTTCATCCCTTGCTTTTGCAGAAGCAATGTATATAATCTGGAAGCGTTCATTCCTACTAGCCAATCACTATATTGCCTTGTTTGTGCTTCCTGATATAATGATAGATAATTTTTTCCGTTGTTTAAATGACGGAATCCTTTTTGTATCTCATCCACTTCTAAAGAGTTAATCCACAATCTTTTGGTTGGTTTATGTGACGCGCCAGCAAGTGATATGATACTTCGGGCAATATTCTCTCCTTCACGATCACAATCCGTTGCAACAATAATTTCTGTTGAATGATTTAAAAGTCTTTTCACTATATTGAATTGCTTTTTCTTGTCTTTACTCACCTGAAGTTGAAATTGTCCTGGAAACATGGGCAACTGATCTAATTTCCAAATCTTCCATGTTTCGTTATATTGTTCAGGAGAGAGAAGTTCAACCAAATGCCCGTATCCCCAAGTGATATATGCTTTCTCCTTAAAAAAGCGACCATCATTTACCTCTATATAACCATCTTGTTTCTTTGTATGTTGAAGAGCATCTGCATACGCTTTTGCTTGACTCGGCTTTTCAGCGAGAATTAATGTATGTCCCATTAAAACGTTCTTCCCCTTTCTTTTGCTCACAATTACATTTCAAATGCATGCTGTTTACCGCCTTTTGCCTTTGGCTGCTTTTCAATGGATTTTCTATACTCTCCATTGCTACTCACATATTCGGGAATATCATTTGCAAAGGAATAGACATTCTTTTTTCCGACAATAAAATGATCCAGTAATTGTACATCCAATTTTTCGGATATTTCTTTCAAACCTTTCGTTACATTTCTATCTTCAGCACTTGGTTCAGGGATACCAGAAGGATGATTATGAAAAACAGCAACCTTTGATACATCTTCTCGCGACAATAATTCCTTTGTAAATACCTTCTTATCCACAATACTTGCATTTGGTGATCCTTTGAAAAGTTCTTTAACAGATACAACTTTCCCATCAGCATCACAAGCAATTACTCCAAATGATTCCTGCCAATCATACTGATAACCAACTTTCAAGCTTTTCTTCACCTTTGTATTATCTTTCAACATATGAGATCCAACAATCTCTTGATTAGCGAAAAAAGAAGTGAATTCATCAAATCCTTGGTAGGTGTATATGTCATTTTGCAGATTATAAGCTGTCAGATTATAAGCTGTCTCTGCATGACCTTCACTTTCGGCAACATTATCTACAGATGGTGCATATTTATCACGGCTATATGGAATCATTTCTTTACTGGATGTGATTGTGTCGCTGAATTCGTTATAGCTAAATCCATCAATCACATCTACTCCAAATGTTTTAAAGTAATCGATCATTTCTGCTTCCTTCTCAGTAGACGTAGAACTGTTTGATAAA
This Virgibacillus phasianinus DNA region includes the following protein-coding sequences:
- a CDS encoding type IA DNA topoisomerase, whose protein sequence is MGHTLILAEKPSQAKAYADALQHTKKQDGYIEVNDGRFFKEKAYITWGYGHLVELLSPEQYNETWKIWKLDQLPMFPGQFQLQVSKDKKKQFNIVKRLLNHSTEIIVATDCDREGENIARSIISLAGASHKPTKRLWINSLEVDEIQKGFRHLNNGKNYLSLYQEAQTRQYSDWLVGMNASRLYTLLLQKQGMKGVFSVGRVQTATLYLLYKRQKEIEDFVSQDYFTFQGKVQVPNGSFEAKHKQRFATKEEAQKVLQEKGVLPGVNDGIIQEVKKERKRTKSPKLHSLSSLQSTANKQWEYSPSEVLKIAQSLYEKKVLSYPRTDSHFITDSEFAYIKNNLSNYQECIGVDVEVVYPDAQKRYVDNTKVAEHYALVPTKQTPNFSALNEKEKNIYLEVIATTLAMFAPDYGYEETKVEVGVKGINFEATGKVEKQIGWKSLFKNQQQARKKETVLPAMEKDQACQVNVEIAEGKTKPPKYYTEGQLINVMKHAGKEIDDEALQHTLKESEGIGTEATRASIIETLKHQLYIGIRKNLVTVLDKGKILCQAVEGTLLASPEMTAKWETYLKKIGENEGSQELFLDKIKQMIESLMQEAPKKIGSMEQSLQQVNEKSFIGKCPRCNHEDGKIQDKGKFYGCSRYREGCTFTLPKKFLGKSISQINIKKLLGGEKTNLIKGFTSKKGKMFDASLRYDQTEQKITFEFPKG
- a CDS encoding LPD25 domain-containing protein, which translates into the protein MQRKTFEQKQEEVKQLTETMNQSIESYFETPEQMADHLAFMMQFYQYSLRNTALIQSQFKGAQAVGSYKFWQEKGFQVQKGEKAIQILVPNKTQPKFKDENGKWKSIKKATEQEKELINKGELEKKGSGLYFGRGSVFDVSQTNAKASDLPDIFPNRWLEGDVANYQDMLEALQKVGDKLDVTIGEPMEELGAAKGAFYQGIDGRKNHIGLNSRNGELQNVKTLIHELAHAKLHGTPDRHFNLTSEEKEFQAEMTAYAVASYFDIDTSDYSLGYLANWTQGRELKDKAQLLEEVRGAAVEFMEIMEPELMKEQEKGVENGKDVFLQAIQERKDLSELTEVNKAAMDYVIDHKEKEQAEGLYFCVDGDVVVGVDNSTNEAWTEEFNHVVKCKAWLKRYDMDIEQPQIFIEWSEAPEIESDSMMDFAKGNAMMEKLEERYQGDNRYYKTRYSIIFPESKNSKMEVVNMDRLDVGDGEFLNPHHQARKEGDLTDEQQMMLDDAVYGHLLESERLDINDWLKGKNEKKKLQTVDMDMM
- a CDS encoding JAB domain-containing protein, with translation MNNLYEHFGCSSKEELYQKVTKDDDSVRSLVDFIDFSKGQMNSKEVGISSPQNFIEFVTKNKMPSKDEMVSVFCSTKNEPLHLSRYKLHDQDDLKRVLKEGLHAGGVSMFNLSNSSTSTEKEAEMIDYFKTFGVDVIDGFSYNEFSDTITSSKEMIPYSRDKYAPSVDNVAESEGHAETAYNLTAYNLQNDIYTYQGFDEFTSFFANQEIVGSHMLKDNTKVKKSLKVGYQYDWQESFGVIACDADGKVVSVKELFKGSPNASIVDKKVFTKELLSREDVSKVAVFHNHPSGIPEPSAEDRNVTKGLKEISEKLDVQLLDHFIVGKKNVYSFANDIPEYVSSNGEYRKSIEKQPKAKGGKQHAFEM
- a CDS encoding putative holin-like toxin gives rise to the protein MTVFETLILMITFATLVVAILSEQKK